The following are encoded together in the Corticium candelabrum chromosome 1, ooCorCand1.1, whole genome shotgun sequence genome:
- the LOC134180608 gene encoding centromere protein J-like isoform X4: MAFVETTSSADSVSYQSIKLPESGSHLFPAVVPSPRESHSPSNSVVGSDINSSDTSDWLQRFEELCSWQKKQQETLLSQQQLQLEKLKKEQQLAAQRRMRHHQSTRTDSIDSKEVVGVGSEGPDGQVVEEQQTVSEEDRIDGEEAELVTERQEQTNVSVETDEEQDESIEHEHKEPSVNKDDRLFDERPLRPAFGEDTKTFTEFVEKQLSREQQASLQRSSLSMEKQPRTFLRKGQGLNRFNSKSLAVRQELDTPVVQTSEETKVNVQDVQDDTANSKLSERNLKVDDSFYVRTSYRQEVEQEELADFELMEKLADQSSFSSQCSLVRKVMTKGNRKQSEGSKSMPNTQVFQSDDVKQSTQTTDNSTDTEAEDVTEDETDESISSLSDVNSVDFEQQQRQGFMSGGQLSSRAVGVEFDDKETWEELLPQSDQNPKPITSTPPIKTVVSRQRKVYRLSTNGLHSLKGSEQVSDGAHSKPENHFENDKESDTVSHDGDNTLVSEQSCSEVESHGLVNNRTEYGKSGGSTLPHTVLSPPPTSALVNKLFPSLNGIQAQLKQNYPHSPVKTVRPVSIVRENGTSTDEVSAIAVKQKLLELEKEIERFKRENVAVAKLKEDREKALSELEKARVKFENWKKEEVSEFEAYKEEELRKIRQEKRVFEQYRMSVQNAPDRQERQQIATLKKENLELCGELERREARWAAANERYRSKISALERENSDLKQELKLESASNGEKEEVKQANQKRPTQTAAKTRQSAQIEQNGRRKDQSKECTFASRKKGTVKTSSHPVQQNEQKMHVKSPNIVTRLTEQSKSVSFSDDNAASGEEDTSNKEKTGSMRSEVLGRKIEHSDGRVELVRADGSKTISYSNGTKKDVSADGLSVVLSFFNGDVKKITRDQKVVYYYAETKTQQTTYPDGLEVMEFSTGQVEKQYPDGTKEVIFPDQTVKYLFADGSQESVFTSGIIQRVTPSGEVTIEHPNGQREIHTRQFKRREYPDGTVKTVFTDGRQETRYACGRVRVKDGFGQLVVDTMNSDSPSQS; the protein is encoded by the exons ATGGCGTTCGTGGAGACAACAAGTTCTGCAGATTCAGTCAGCTACCAGTCTATTAAACTACCAGAGTCTGGTTCTCATCTCTTCCCTGCTGTTGTGCCTTCACCAAGAGAATCACATTCACCTTCGAATTCTGTTGTGGGAAGCGACATCAACAGCTCTGATACCTCTGATTGGTTGCAACGCTTTGAGGAATTGTGTTCCTGGCAAAAGAAACAGCAGGAAACGCTGCTTAGCCAACAACAGTTGCAGCTAGAGAAACTGAAGAAAGAACAGCAGCTGGCTGCTCAGAGACGGATGAGGCATCATCAGTCAACTCGCACAGATAGTATTGATTCTAAGGAGGTTGTTGGCGTTGGTAGTGAAGGGCCTGATGGTCAGGTCGTTGAAGAGCAGCAGACTGTGTCTGAAGAGGACAGGATAGATGGTGAAGAGGCCGAGTTGGTAACAGAGAGACAAGAACAAACTAACGTGTCTGTCGAAACTGATGAGGAG CAGGATGAGAGTATTGAACACGAACACAAGGAGCCTTCAGTGAACAAGGATGATCGTCTGTTTGATGAGCGACCACTTCGACCAGCATTTGGGGAAGACACAAAGACCTTTACTGAGTTTGTTGAGAAGCAACTCAGTCGGGAGCAACAG GCATCTTTGCAACGTTCTTCGTTATCTATGGAAAAACAACCGCGTACTTTTTTGCGAAAAGGACAAGGTCTGAATCGATTTAATTCAAAGAGTTTAGCTGTGAGGCAAGAGTTAGATACACCTGTGGTGCAGACTAGTGAGGAAACTAAAGTCAATGTTCAAGATGTTCAAGACGACACTGCGAACTCAAAATTGTCTGAAAGGAACTTGAAGGTGGATGACTCGTTTTATGTTCGAACAAGTTACAGGCAGGAA GTTGAACAAGAAGAACTGGCAGATTTTGAACTAATGGAAAAATTAGCAGATCAAAGCTCATTTTCATCTCAATGTTCATTGGTGAGGAAGGTTATGACAAaaggaaacagaaaacaatcTGAGGGAAGCAAGAGTATGCCAAATACACAAGTGTTTCAATCAGATGATGTCAAGcagtcaacacaaacaacagataaTTCAACTGATACTGAGGCAGAAGATGTAACAGAAGATGAGACTGATGAAAGTATTTCATCTTTGTCTGATGTAAATTCAGTTGATTTTGAGCAACAGCAAAGGCAAGGTTTTATGTCAGGTGGTCAACTCTCTTCTCGTGCAGTTGGAGTGGAGTTTGATGACAAAGAGACATGGGAGGAACTGCTTCCACAATCTGATCAGAATCCAAAGCCAATCACATCAACTCCACCTATAAAGACTGTTGTGTCTCGACAGCGTAAGGTCTATCGATTATCCACCAATGGCTTACATAGTCTAAAGGGTAGTGAACAAGTTAGTGATGGTGCACACAGCAAACCTGAAAATCACTTTGAGAATGACAAAGAGTCTGATACAGTGAGTCATGACGGCGACAATACACTAGTGTCAGAGCAATCTTGTTCTGAAGTTGAGTCGCATGGTTTGgtaaacaacagaactgaaTACGGCAAGTCAGGTGGTAGTACGCTTCCTCATACTGTTTTATCACCGCCTCCAACATCAGCTCTGGTTAACAAGCTGTTTCCAAGTTTAAATGGTATTCAAGCTCAACTGAAACAGAACTATCCACACAGTCCTGTAAAAACTGTCAGGCCTGTTTCTATAGTCCGAGAAAATGGCACATCAACTGATGAGGTCTCTGCTATTGCTGTGAAGCAAAAACTGTTGGAGTTAGAAAAGGAAATTGAAAGATTTAAGCGAGAGAATGTTGCTGTTGCAAAGTTGAAGGAAGACAGGGAAAAG GCATTGTCGGAGTTGGAAAAAGCAAGAGTCAAGTTTGAAAATTGGAAGAAGGAAGAAGTGTCAGAGTTTGAAGCTTACAAAGAAGAGGAACTAAGGAAGATTAG GCAAGAAAAGCGTGTGTTTGAGCAATACAGAATGTCAGTTCAGAATGCACCTGATCGTcaagaaagacaacaaattGCAACTCTAAAGAAAGAA AATTTGGAACTGTGTGGAGAATTGGAGAGGCGAGAGGCTCGCTGGGCAGCAGCTAATGAACGATATCGAAGTAAAATTTCAGCTTTAGAGCGTGAGAATTCCGATCTCAAGCAAGAGCTTAAG CTTGAATCAGCAAGTAATGGGGAAAAAGAGGAAGTAAAACAAGCAAATCAGAAAAGGCCTACTCAAACAGCTG CAAAAACAAGACAGTCTGCTCAGATTGAGCAAAATGGAAGACGCAAAGATCAGAGTAAAGAATGTACCTTTGCCAGCAGGAAGAAAGGAACCGTAAAGACATCAAGTCATCCTGTTCAGCAAAATGAGCAGAA AATGCATGTAAAGTCACCAAATATAGTGACGCGTTTGACAGAGCAGAGTAAGTCAGTGAGCTTCAGTGATGACAATGCAGCATCTGGCGAGGAAGATACGTCAAACAAAGAGAAGACTGGCAGTATGCGTTCTGAGGTGCTTGGAAGGAAGATAGAGCATTCTGATGGCAGG GTTGAACTAGTGAGGGCTGATGGTTCGAAAACTATTAGTTATTCCAATGGAACGAAGAAAGATGTGAGCGCTGATGGTCTAAGTGTTGTGCTTTCGTTCTTCAATGGCGATGTCAAGAAGATAACTCGAGACCAAAAAGTG GTATATTATTATGCtgagacaaaaacacaacagacaacttACCCCGATGGGTTGGAAGTAATGGAGTTTTCAAC cGGCCAAGTAGAAAAGCAGTATCCCGATGGCACCAAAGAAGTTATTTTTCCTGATCAGACAGTGAAATACCTATTTGCTGATGGCTCACAAGAAAGTGTCTTCACTAGTGGTATAATACAGAGAGTTACACCTAGCGGTGAAGTGACAATCGAACATCCAAATGGGCAGCGAGAGATACATACACGTCAATTCAAA AGGAGAGAATACCCAGATGGTACTGTGAAGACTGTATTCACAGATGGACGACAAGAGACACGGTATGCGTGTGGTCGAGTAAGGGTAAAGGATGGATTTGGTCAACTAGTTGTTGATACAATGAACAGTGATTCCCCATCGCAAAGCTAA
- the LOC134180608 gene encoding centromere protein J-like isoform X1 → MAFVETTSSADSVSYQSIKLPESGSHLFPAVVPSPRESHSPSNSVVGSDINSSDTSDWLQRFEELCSWQKKQQETLLSQQQLQLEKLKKEQQLAAQRRMRHHQSTRTDSIDSKEVVGVGSEGPDGQVVEEQQTVSEEDRIDGEEAELVTERQEQTNVSVETDEEQDESIEHEHKEPSVNKDDRLFDERPLRPAFGEDTKTFTEFVEKQLSREQQASLQRSSLSMEKQPRTFLRKGQGLNRFNSKSLAVRQELDTPVVQTSEETKVNVQDVQDDTANSKLSERNLKVDDSFYVRTSYRQEVEQEELADFELMEKLADQSSFSSQCSLVRKVMTKGNRKQSEGSKSMPNTQVFQSDDVKQSTQTTDNSTDTEAEDVTEDETDESISSLSDVNSVDFEQQQRQGFMSGGQLSSRAVGVEFDDKETWEELLPQSDQNPKPITSTPPIKTVVSRQRKVYRLSTNGLHSLKGSEQVSDGAHSKPENHFENDKESDTVSHDGDNTLVSEQSCSEVESHGLVNNRTEYGKSGGSTLPHTVLSPPPTSALVNKLFPSLNGIQAQLKQNYPHSPVKTVRPVSIVRENGTSTDEVSAIAVKQKLLELEKEIERFKRENVAVAKLKEDREKALSELEKARVKFENWKKEEVSEFEAYKEEELRKIRQEKRVFEQYRMSVQNAPDRQERQQIATLKKENLELCGELERREARWAAANERYRSKISALERENSDLKQELKVMEEQRLVQWTKQLESASNGEKEEVKQANQKRPTQTAAKTRQSAQIEQNGRRKDQSKECTFASRKKGTVKTSSHPVQQNEQKMHVKSPNIVTRLTEQSKSVSFSDDNAASGEEDTSNKEKTGSMRSEVLGRKIEHSDGRVELVRADGSKTISYSNGTKKDVSADGLSVVLSFFNGDVKKITRDQKVVYYYAETKTQQTTYPDGLEVMEFSTGQVEKQYPDGTKEVIFPDQTVKYLFADGSQESVFTSGIIQRVTPSGEVTIEHPNGQREIHTRQFKRREYPDGTVKTVFTDGRQETRYACGRVRVKDGFGQLVVDTMNSDSPSQS, encoded by the exons ATGGCGTTCGTGGAGACAACAAGTTCTGCAGATTCAGTCAGCTACCAGTCTATTAAACTACCAGAGTCTGGTTCTCATCTCTTCCCTGCTGTTGTGCCTTCACCAAGAGAATCACATTCACCTTCGAATTCTGTTGTGGGAAGCGACATCAACAGCTCTGATACCTCTGATTGGTTGCAACGCTTTGAGGAATTGTGTTCCTGGCAAAAGAAACAGCAGGAAACGCTGCTTAGCCAACAACAGTTGCAGCTAGAGAAACTGAAGAAAGAACAGCAGCTGGCTGCTCAGAGACGGATGAGGCATCATCAGTCAACTCGCACAGATAGTATTGATTCTAAGGAGGTTGTTGGCGTTGGTAGTGAAGGGCCTGATGGTCAGGTCGTTGAAGAGCAGCAGACTGTGTCTGAAGAGGACAGGATAGATGGTGAAGAGGCCGAGTTGGTAACAGAGAGACAAGAACAAACTAACGTGTCTGTCGAAACTGATGAGGAG CAGGATGAGAGTATTGAACACGAACACAAGGAGCCTTCAGTGAACAAGGATGATCGTCTGTTTGATGAGCGACCACTTCGACCAGCATTTGGGGAAGACACAAAGACCTTTACTGAGTTTGTTGAGAAGCAACTCAGTCGGGAGCAACAG GCATCTTTGCAACGTTCTTCGTTATCTATGGAAAAACAACCGCGTACTTTTTTGCGAAAAGGACAAGGTCTGAATCGATTTAATTCAAAGAGTTTAGCTGTGAGGCAAGAGTTAGATACACCTGTGGTGCAGACTAGTGAGGAAACTAAAGTCAATGTTCAAGATGTTCAAGACGACACTGCGAACTCAAAATTGTCTGAAAGGAACTTGAAGGTGGATGACTCGTTTTATGTTCGAACAAGTTACAGGCAGGAA GTTGAACAAGAAGAACTGGCAGATTTTGAACTAATGGAAAAATTAGCAGATCAAAGCTCATTTTCATCTCAATGTTCATTGGTGAGGAAGGTTATGACAAaaggaaacagaaaacaatcTGAGGGAAGCAAGAGTATGCCAAATACACAAGTGTTTCAATCAGATGATGTCAAGcagtcaacacaaacaacagataaTTCAACTGATACTGAGGCAGAAGATGTAACAGAAGATGAGACTGATGAAAGTATTTCATCTTTGTCTGATGTAAATTCAGTTGATTTTGAGCAACAGCAAAGGCAAGGTTTTATGTCAGGTGGTCAACTCTCTTCTCGTGCAGTTGGAGTGGAGTTTGATGACAAAGAGACATGGGAGGAACTGCTTCCACAATCTGATCAGAATCCAAAGCCAATCACATCAACTCCACCTATAAAGACTGTTGTGTCTCGACAGCGTAAGGTCTATCGATTATCCACCAATGGCTTACATAGTCTAAAGGGTAGTGAACAAGTTAGTGATGGTGCACACAGCAAACCTGAAAATCACTTTGAGAATGACAAAGAGTCTGATACAGTGAGTCATGACGGCGACAATACACTAGTGTCAGAGCAATCTTGTTCTGAAGTTGAGTCGCATGGTTTGgtaaacaacagaactgaaTACGGCAAGTCAGGTGGTAGTACGCTTCCTCATACTGTTTTATCACCGCCTCCAACATCAGCTCTGGTTAACAAGCTGTTTCCAAGTTTAAATGGTATTCAAGCTCAACTGAAACAGAACTATCCACACAGTCCTGTAAAAACTGTCAGGCCTGTTTCTATAGTCCGAGAAAATGGCACATCAACTGATGAGGTCTCTGCTATTGCTGTGAAGCAAAAACTGTTGGAGTTAGAAAAGGAAATTGAAAGATTTAAGCGAGAGAATGTTGCTGTTGCAAAGTTGAAGGAAGACAGGGAAAAG GCATTGTCGGAGTTGGAAAAAGCAAGAGTCAAGTTTGAAAATTGGAAGAAGGAAGAAGTGTCAGAGTTTGAAGCTTACAAAGAAGAGGAACTAAGGAAGATTAG GCAAGAAAAGCGTGTGTTTGAGCAATACAGAATGTCAGTTCAGAATGCACCTGATCGTcaagaaagacaacaaattGCAACTCTAAAGAAAGAA AATTTGGAACTGTGTGGAGAATTGGAGAGGCGAGAGGCTCGCTGGGCAGCAGCTAATGAACGATATCGAAGTAAAATTTCAGCTTTAGAGCGTGAGAATTCCGATCTCAAGCAAGAGCTTAAGGTGATGGAAGAGCAACGTCTGGTCCAATGGACAAAA cAGCTTGAATCAGCAAGTAATGGGGAAAAAGAGGAAGTAAAACAAGCAAATCAGAAAAGGCCTACTCAAACAGCTG CAAAAACAAGACAGTCTGCTCAGATTGAGCAAAATGGAAGACGCAAAGATCAGAGTAAAGAATGTACCTTTGCCAGCAGGAAGAAAGGAACCGTAAAGACATCAAGTCATCCTGTTCAGCAAAATGAGCAGAA AATGCATGTAAAGTCACCAAATATAGTGACGCGTTTGACAGAGCAGAGTAAGTCAGTGAGCTTCAGTGATGACAATGCAGCATCTGGCGAGGAAGATACGTCAAACAAAGAGAAGACTGGCAGTATGCGTTCTGAGGTGCTTGGAAGGAAGATAGAGCATTCTGATGGCAGG GTTGAACTAGTGAGGGCTGATGGTTCGAAAACTATTAGTTATTCCAATGGAACGAAGAAAGATGTGAGCGCTGATGGTCTAAGTGTTGTGCTTTCGTTCTTCAATGGCGATGTCAAGAAGATAACTCGAGACCAAAAAGTG GTATATTATTATGCtgagacaaaaacacaacagacaacttACCCCGATGGGTTGGAAGTAATGGAGTTTTCAAC cGGCCAAGTAGAAAAGCAGTATCCCGATGGCACCAAAGAAGTTATTTTTCCTGATCAGACAGTGAAATACCTATTTGCTGATGGCTCACAAGAAAGTGTCTTCACTAGTGGTATAATACAGAGAGTTACACCTAGCGGTGAAGTGACAATCGAACATCCAAATGGGCAGCGAGAGATACATACACGTCAATTCAAA AGGAGAGAATACCCAGATGGTACTGTGAAGACTGTATTCACAGATGGACGACAAGAGACACGGTATGCGTGTGGTCGAGTAAGGGTAAAGGATGGATTTGGTCAACTAGTTGTTGATACAATGAACAGTGATTCCCCATCGCAAAGCTAA
- the LOC134180608 gene encoding centromere protein J-like isoform X2, with product MAFVETTSSADSVSYQSIKLPESGSHLFPAVVPSPRESHSPSNSVVGSDINSSDTSDWLQRFEELCSWQKKQQETLLSQQQLQLEKLKKEQQLAAQRRMRHHQSTRTDSIDSKEVVGVGSEGPDGQVVEEQQTVSEEDRIDGEEAELVTERQEQTNVSVETDEEDESIEHEHKEPSVNKDDRLFDERPLRPAFGEDTKTFTEFVEKQLSREQQASLQRSSLSMEKQPRTFLRKGQGLNRFNSKSLAVRQELDTPVVQTSEETKVNVQDVQDDTANSKLSERNLKVDDSFYVRTSYRQEVEQEELADFELMEKLADQSSFSSQCSLVRKVMTKGNRKQSEGSKSMPNTQVFQSDDVKQSTQTTDNSTDTEAEDVTEDETDESISSLSDVNSVDFEQQQRQGFMSGGQLSSRAVGVEFDDKETWEELLPQSDQNPKPITSTPPIKTVVSRQRKVYRLSTNGLHSLKGSEQVSDGAHSKPENHFENDKESDTVSHDGDNTLVSEQSCSEVESHGLVNNRTEYGKSGGSTLPHTVLSPPPTSALVNKLFPSLNGIQAQLKQNYPHSPVKTVRPVSIVRENGTSTDEVSAIAVKQKLLELEKEIERFKRENVAVAKLKEDREKALSELEKARVKFENWKKEEVSEFEAYKEEELRKIRQEKRVFEQYRMSVQNAPDRQERQQIATLKKENLELCGELERREARWAAANERYRSKISALERENSDLKQELKVMEEQRLVQWTKQLESASNGEKEEVKQANQKRPTQTAAKTRQSAQIEQNGRRKDQSKECTFASRKKGTVKTSSHPVQQNEQKMHVKSPNIVTRLTEQSKSVSFSDDNAASGEEDTSNKEKTGSMRSEVLGRKIEHSDGRVELVRADGSKTISYSNGTKKDVSADGLSVVLSFFNGDVKKITRDQKVVYYYAETKTQQTTYPDGLEVMEFSTGQVEKQYPDGTKEVIFPDQTVKYLFADGSQESVFTSGIIQRVTPSGEVTIEHPNGQREIHTRQFKRREYPDGTVKTVFTDGRQETRYACGRVRVKDGFGQLVVDTMNSDSPSQS from the exons ATGGCGTTCGTGGAGACAACAAGTTCTGCAGATTCAGTCAGCTACCAGTCTATTAAACTACCAGAGTCTGGTTCTCATCTCTTCCCTGCTGTTGTGCCTTCACCAAGAGAATCACATTCACCTTCGAATTCTGTTGTGGGAAGCGACATCAACAGCTCTGATACCTCTGATTGGTTGCAACGCTTTGAGGAATTGTGTTCCTGGCAAAAGAAACAGCAGGAAACGCTGCTTAGCCAACAACAGTTGCAGCTAGAGAAACTGAAGAAAGAACAGCAGCTGGCTGCTCAGAGACGGATGAGGCATCATCAGTCAACTCGCACAGATAGTATTGATTCTAAGGAGGTTGTTGGCGTTGGTAGTGAAGGGCCTGATGGTCAGGTCGTTGAAGAGCAGCAGACTGTGTCTGAAGAGGACAGGATAGATGGTGAAGAGGCCGAGTTGGTAACAGAGAGACAAGAACAAACTAACGTGTCTGTCGAAACTGATGAGGAG GATGAGAGTATTGAACACGAACACAAGGAGCCTTCAGTGAACAAGGATGATCGTCTGTTTGATGAGCGACCACTTCGACCAGCATTTGGGGAAGACACAAAGACCTTTACTGAGTTTGTTGAGAAGCAACTCAGTCGGGAGCAACAG GCATCTTTGCAACGTTCTTCGTTATCTATGGAAAAACAACCGCGTACTTTTTTGCGAAAAGGACAAGGTCTGAATCGATTTAATTCAAAGAGTTTAGCTGTGAGGCAAGAGTTAGATACACCTGTGGTGCAGACTAGTGAGGAAACTAAAGTCAATGTTCAAGATGTTCAAGACGACACTGCGAACTCAAAATTGTCTGAAAGGAACTTGAAGGTGGATGACTCGTTTTATGTTCGAACAAGTTACAGGCAGGAA GTTGAACAAGAAGAACTGGCAGATTTTGAACTAATGGAAAAATTAGCAGATCAAAGCTCATTTTCATCTCAATGTTCATTGGTGAGGAAGGTTATGACAAaaggaaacagaaaacaatcTGAGGGAAGCAAGAGTATGCCAAATACACAAGTGTTTCAATCAGATGATGTCAAGcagtcaacacaaacaacagataaTTCAACTGATACTGAGGCAGAAGATGTAACAGAAGATGAGACTGATGAAAGTATTTCATCTTTGTCTGATGTAAATTCAGTTGATTTTGAGCAACAGCAAAGGCAAGGTTTTATGTCAGGTGGTCAACTCTCTTCTCGTGCAGTTGGAGTGGAGTTTGATGACAAAGAGACATGGGAGGAACTGCTTCCACAATCTGATCAGAATCCAAAGCCAATCACATCAACTCCACCTATAAAGACTGTTGTGTCTCGACAGCGTAAGGTCTATCGATTATCCACCAATGGCTTACATAGTCTAAAGGGTAGTGAACAAGTTAGTGATGGTGCACACAGCAAACCTGAAAATCACTTTGAGAATGACAAAGAGTCTGATACAGTGAGTCATGACGGCGACAATACACTAGTGTCAGAGCAATCTTGTTCTGAAGTTGAGTCGCATGGTTTGgtaaacaacagaactgaaTACGGCAAGTCAGGTGGTAGTACGCTTCCTCATACTGTTTTATCACCGCCTCCAACATCAGCTCTGGTTAACAAGCTGTTTCCAAGTTTAAATGGTATTCAAGCTCAACTGAAACAGAACTATCCACACAGTCCTGTAAAAACTGTCAGGCCTGTTTCTATAGTCCGAGAAAATGGCACATCAACTGATGAGGTCTCTGCTATTGCTGTGAAGCAAAAACTGTTGGAGTTAGAAAAGGAAATTGAAAGATTTAAGCGAGAGAATGTTGCTGTTGCAAAGTTGAAGGAAGACAGGGAAAAG GCATTGTCGGAGTTGGAAAAAGCAAGAGTCAAGTTTGAAAATTGGAAGAAGGAAGAAGTGTCAGAGTTTGAAGCTTACAAAGAAGAGGAACTAAGGAAGATTAG GCAAGAAAAGCGTGTGTTTGAGCAATACAGAATGTCAGTTCAGAATGCACCTGATCGTcaagaaagacaacaaattGCAACTCTAAAGAAAGAA AATTTGGAACTGTGTGGAGAATTGGAGAGGCGAGAGGCTCGCTGGGCAGCAGCTAATGAACGATATCGAAGTAAAATTTCAGCTTTAGAGCGTGAGAATTCCGATCTCAAGCAAGAGCTTAAGGTGATGGAAGAGCAACGTCTGGTCCAATGGACAAAA cAGCTTGAATCAGCAAGTAATGGGGAAAAAGAGGAAGTAAAACAAGCAAATCAGAAAAGGCCTACTCAAACAGCTG CAAAAACAAGACAGTCTGCTCAGATTGAGCAAAATGGAAGACGCAAAGATCAGAGTAAAGAATGTACCTTTGCCAGCAGGAAGAAAGGAACCGTAAAGACATCAAGTCATCCTGTTCAGCAAAATGAGCAGAA AATGCATGTAAAGTCACCAAATATAGTGACGCGTTTGACAGAGCAGAGTAAGTCAGTGAGCTTCAGTGATGACAATGCAGCATCTGGCGAGGAAGATACGTCAAACAAAGAGAAGACTGGCAGTATGCGTTCTGAGGTGCTTGGAAGGAAGATAGAGCATTCTGATGGCAGG GTTGAACTAGTGAGGGCTGATGGTTCGAAAACTATTAGTTATTCCAATGGAACGAAGAAAGATGTGAGCGCTGATGGTCTAAGTGTTGTGCTTTCGTTCTTCAATGGCGATGTCAAGAAGATAACTCGAGACCAAAAAGTG GTATATTATTATGCtgagacaaaaacacaacagacaacttACCCCGATGGGTTGGAAGTAATGGAGTTTTCAAC cGGCCAAGTAGAAAAGCAGTATCCCGATGGCACCAAAGAAGTTATTTTTCCTGATCAGACAGTGAAATACCTATTTGCTGATGGCTCACAAGAAAGTGTCTTCACTAGTGGTATAATACAGAGAGTTACACCTAGCGGTGAAGTGACAATCGAACATCCAAATGGGCAGCGAGAGATACATACACGTCAATTCAAA AGGAGAGAATACCCAGATGGTACTGTGAAGACTGTATTCACAGATGGACGACAAGAGACACGGTATGCGTGTGGTCGAGTAAGGGTAAAGGATGGATTTGGTCAACTAGTTGTTGATACAATGAACAGTGATTCCCCATCGCAAAGCTAA